The DNA segment ACCTGCCGATACGTCCAAAACCGTTGATCGCGATTTTTACCATGTTTAGCTCCTTGTGCTGGATTTTCCGGTCGCTTTAGAGCGCGCGGAAAGGTTATTTTCATGCTTTTAGCTTTTTGCGCGTTAAATTTACCCGCCTCTACTCGTCGCTAAGCACGTAAATTTAAGCCGCCCCAAAGCCCGCCTTTGCAAATTTGACCCTGCACGGACGCCAAAAGCAAGCCCGTCAAAGCCTAAAAATCCCCAAATTTTACAAAATCTCCATTTAATTTGCGCTTTATCGGCGATTTTTTTGATTTTCAACCGAAATTCACTTCAAATTCGATAAACTGCACCGAAATTTTAAAGGCAAATTTATGAAAATCGCGCTTTTCGGCGGTAGTTTCGACCCGCCTCATCTCGGGCACGACGCCGTCATCAAAGCCGCGCTAGAGCAGCTAGACGCGGATAAGCTCATCATCATGCCGACCTTTATCAGCCCGTTTAAGAGCGAGTTTTCGGCCCCGCCGCTACTTCGGCTAAAGTGGGCGAACGAGGCTTGGGGCGCGCTGCATAAGGTCTGCGTGAGCGACTACGAGATCGCGCAAAATCGCCCCGTGCCGACGATAGAGAGCGTGCGGCATATGCGGCAAATTTACGCTGTGAGCGAGCTTTATCTCATCATCGGCGCCGATCACCTAGCCAGCCTAGATAAATGGCACGAGATAGACGAGCTCTTTAGGCTCGCGACTTTCGTCATAGCTAGCCGCGGCGACGTAGCCGTGCCTGAAAATTTTAAAATTTTAAACATAAACGCGCCCGTTTCGTCCTCGCAAATCAGGCAAAATTTGGACAAAAACCTGATGATACCGTGTATAGCGGACGAGGCGGCGAAATTTTATCAAGGAAAAACATGCAAGAAAGAATCGAACGAATCATCAAAATCCTAGACGCCAAAAAGGCCGAAGCCATCGAAGCTATCGACATGAGCGGGCGCGAATACATAGCAAAATGCGTCATCATCGCCACCACGATGGGCGAGCGCCACGCCTACTCGCTAACCGACGACCTAAAAGAGGGGCTAAAGGACGAAGGCGAGCAATTTTTAGGCATCGAAAGCTCCGGCGACTGGGTCGTAATCGATCTTGGCGACATACTCATCCACCTCATGAGTGCGCAGTACCGTGTTAAATACAACATCGAAGAGTTTTTAAGCAAGCTAAAAGAGGCGAAAGCCTAAGCCAAATTTAGCTCGCCGCACGGATAGCGTCAAATTTGCCAAAACGCAAAGCGGACGGCAAATTTGACCGAAGTCGCGACCACTGCAAACGGCAAATTTGCTTGATCTCGCAAGGCTACACGCTTGATTATTTGAGCCAAAAGCCGATGCACAGGCTTTTCTCCTTATTTAAATTTGACCGGTTTTAGGAAGCTATTTTTGGACGCAATTTCGCTGGGTGGCTCCGGCCAGCAGTGAGTGCGAAGCCAGCAAATTTAATCCACGGAACAAAAAATGGAACTAAAAATTTACGCTAAATTTTTCCCGTGCTAAAAAATCAAAAATTATCTTGCAAAATTTGACTTTGAGACCGACGATCAAGAAGGAAAGTTTGCGGTCAAATTTGGCTTCCCAAGCAGGTAAAAAGGCGGGATGCGCGACCTAAATTTCGCCCAAGAATTTGGTAAAAAGCGGATAGCAAGCGGGGACCGTAAAGCACTAATTAGACTCGTTTGACCGCGCTTTGGTTTTACAAAAACGGGCAAAAAGAGGCTAAATTTGAACTTTTTAATACGCAGACAACCGATTTTTGCACGCTACGGTCAAGGCGGTTTTAGCGCCGAAATTTAAAA comes from the uncultured Campylobacter sp. genome and includes:
- the nadD gene encoding nicotinate (nicotinamide) nucleotide adenylyltransferase, which encodes MKIALFGGSFDPPHLGHDAVIKAALEQLDADKLIIMPTFISPFKSEFSAPPLLRLKWANEAWGALHKVCVSDYEIAQNRPVPTIESVRHMRQIYAVSELYLIIGADHLASLDKWHEIDELFRLATFVIASRGDVAVPENFKILNINAPVSSSQIRQNLDKNLMIPCIADEAAKFYQGKTCKKESNESSKS
- the rsfS gene encoding ribosome silencing factor translates to MQERIERIIKILDAKKAEAIEAIDMSGREYIAKCVIIATTMGERHAYSLTDDLKEGLKDEGEQFLGIESSGDWVVIDLGDILIHLMSAQYRVKYNIEEFLSKLKEAKA